Genomic segment of Scardovia inopinata JCM 12537:
AAGAACTGCTCCAGCCTTCTGAGCCCGTTTAATAATTCCACTCCCCTTGGTGGAGCCATTATGACGAACAATCACTATACTGACAGGGTTGGATTCCTTCCGAAAGCGCTGGCAATACTCAACAAGGGCTGTTCCCACCTCTTCATCCATATTTTCCCCGTGGCTCATAAGTACGATGGAAGCGTCGGACAGGAGCGAGGGGCTGACCGCTTGGTCAAAATCAAAAGCCGTACAAGTTGCTGCATCCAGTTCAATGATCTCTGCCTCAGGTAGTGTGCGGAAGGCGACGGTCTTCAGCTCTTGTACGCGCTGACCGCTTAAATAATCATCTTCGCCTGAGACAATATGAACAAACCCCTGTGGCATGTGTGGCATGCTTCCACTGTTCCTGCATACTTGGACAAACAAGCTCATCTTTCTGCCGCGGCAGGAAGGTGCTGAAACAGACAAGACAGCAAGTGCTAAGGCAACCTGCAGAGGCCGAACAAGGGCAGTACAAAACTTAGCTTGATCCTGATGAAAAAATACGTTACCAATCCTGCTGAAAAACATGGTCTTTGATGTCTCCAATCCAATAAGAAAGCCGCTGCTTAAGCGTAATCTTCAGATTTTCCCCCTGCATCTTCACTCCCTGAACTCTTGCTCTATGAGCCTTGACTCCTTGCTTCGCTTCTTTGACAAACAGATAGAATAGTGCGCTGCCGGCATAGAGGAAAGCCAGAATAAGTACACCTGTCCCCCCAGCCGGCCAAGCGATGGTGCACCACGAGTTATCAGATAAAGCTAAAGATAGGCTATTCATCAACTGAGTCAGGCCTGATGCCACATAAACCAGACAAAATGACAGCTGTCTGCAGATCGGAGCCAGGAGAAAACCAGACAAGCCCAGAATTGTCGCTGCTGATACCAAAGGAGATACCAGAAGGTTGGCTGGCAGGGACAGAAGCGGAACTGCCGGTATCATCAATATGCTGATGGGGAGACTGAAAACCTGGGCACAGACTGTCAATGATATGGTTTCAGCGCATAGCTTGGGCACATATCGACTGAGAGCACGGCATAAAGGCCGGTGGAAAAGAAGGATTCCATAAACTGCAGAACACGATAAGGCAAAACCGTAGCTCCAGGCCAGAGAAGGATTGCACAGGAGAATCGCTATGACTGTCAGATTGAGCGAGTTAAAAGCATTCGTAACCAATCCCACCCCGAAACAGAACGATCCTATGAGACCCATAACTAAAGCTCTGATCAGCGAATCCGATGGATACATCATCGTCGACAAGGCAAAATACGCCAGGATCGTAACCACAGCGATGATTCGGTTCCCCATTTTACAGCGAACCAGAATCCACCTGATCAAGGAAGCAAGGAGCACAAAATGACTGCCAGAGACAGCCATTAAATGCATAATTCCCAAATTCAGGAAAGAATCCTTCACCTTAGATACATATGCTTCTGACAGGGTCTTGTCTGTTCCCTGTCGAGATCCAGAGACGAAAGCCTCATTTCCCATAACCCCCAAGGTCAAGCCTGGAACCAGGATCTGACCCTGAGGAGACAGTTTTTGGGTTTCTTCCAGGAAAACTTCCTGCATCCTTGAAATTTTCTGCCGCCACCAACCGGGAGGATTCAGACAATGGACCGATTCCCTCTGAGAGGAAAGAGAAAACCAGAGAGGAACTTTCCCATATTGGGCAGGGGAAAGCTTCCCCTGAATCCAGTATTCCCCCTGATTGCGAAGGGAGCAGTCCCGCCCGGAGGCATATATCCGCAAGGGAAAATTGGAAACAGTCAAAACTTGTGATTCAGAGGCTGACACCAGAGCCTGACCGTCAACTTTGCAATCGAAAGCCCGTCTGTCTGAAGCCATAACCGGAGAGCGCACACGGACCAGGAGGGAACGAATGGAATCTGTTCCTTCCGGCAGATCCTGAGGCGATAAATCAACTGACTGATGAGCAGCTAGGCTGATAACCATACACAGGGCAGCAACGGTCAAGACCAGGCCATACAGTCCAATATTCATGAGTACCTGCCCATGATTGGAACGATTGGAAGAAGAGTTCAGGCACAGGCCCAGACTGAAAATGAGCAACACCAACCCCACTATTGCAGCGGAAATGAGCCCCTGGGGGTAGACATGCCATATCAGTGCGGTTCCCCACAAAATCATGGCGACCAGAAAAAGACGAAAATCTTTGTACAGTCTATTATGCATAGTCTCATCCCCCTACTGTGATGAAATCACGAATAGATGCAAGCGTTTTTGACCCTATCCCTGAAACGTGAAGAAGATCATCAACTGAAGAAAAGCGGCCATGCTGATTCCTGTAGTCAATAATCTTTTGGGCTTTTGCCGGCCCTATCCCCTTGATGGTCTCCAGGTCCTGGAGGGTTGCTGTGTTGATGTTAATCCTCGAATCCCTACTTGATGCTGACCTTCCAGGAGGTGAACCGCCAGATTGGGGGCTGGCTGGAGATGACGAAGGACTTACGGCTGGCGCATCTTTAGCCTGCTGATTAGGCGACGCCGATGACTGCTGGTCTGAAGTGGAGGAAGGTGCAGGTGCCTGTCTGGAAGGGGCGGATGACGATGCTGGCGATGCTGACGATGACAGAAAACCCACCGCCTGCTGCAGCGAGCGCAAACTGGACGATTGAACAACCAGCAAAGCCAGGCTGGCGGTGAGGGCGGTAATCAAAACCAAAATAATGCAGACAGCCTGGGAGGGAGTCATAAAAAATCTGGCAGCAGGTTGTGGAGCATGCTGAGCATGATGATAGGCACCCTGGTCTTGATCAGGGTTCTGATGATTCTGATGCCGCCAATGATACTGCTGATGCTGACGATGACGCGCTCTCCACATAAAAATATCGTGCCACAAGAAGCACTCTCATGACACGATAATTCATTAATGTGGTCGAATGTGGAAAACACGCCCGACAGATGACTTGACATCTTCAGGTCGCACACCACCAGCAGTCACATATCTGCATCCGTTCGCCCCCGATCAACTGGGTCGTCAGATTATCAGATCACACCTGGCTGGCCCCTAGTTTTCAGTCACCAAAATCAGCCCTCACCAGGGCTGGCATCAACAGCACCGACTCCTAGTCAGCCGGAACAATCGACACAATCTTCGGAGCCTTCACTATCACCTTTCGGGGCGCTTTGCCTCCCAGACGGCTAGTGACTGCATCACTGGCAAGAGCCAGCTTTTCCAGCTCTTCAGCAGAAATATCAGGCGATACTTCCAGCTTTCCTCTGACCTTGCCCTTAATCTGAATCACAGCAGTGACCATGTCCTGACCAACATACCGCTGATCTGCCTGAGGCCAAGGTTCATGAGCCAGAGACTGACTATGTCCCAGTTTGCTCCACAGTTCTTCGCAAATATGGGGAGCGATAGGAGAAAGCATAAGAATCAGAGGCTCTACCGCTTTGCGGGGCACCTTCTGCAGGGTAGTCAGATGATTATTCAATACAATCAGCTTGGAAATAGCCGTATTAGGACGCATGGCTTCCATTTCTACAGTCACCTCAGCAATGGTATTGTTGAGGATTTTCAAGGTCTTCAGATCTGGTTCATCCTCAGTAATATTCAGCTGATCTGTTTCCTCATCAATCACGTTACGCCACAGACGCTGCAGGAAGCGCATGCCACCTACTACATTCTTGGTGTTCCAGGGGCGGGACTCATCCAGAGGACCCATACTCATCTCATACAGACGGAAAGTATCAGCCCCATACTGCTCATACATATCATCGGGAGTGATCATATTTTTCAGGCTCTTGCCCATCTTCCCGAACTCCCGGTAGACCTGCTGCCCATTCCACCAATACTCGGTCTGACCTGATTCGGTAATTCTCTCCTCCACTTCTGCAGCTGGAACATACTGCCCCCTGCTATCGGTGAAAGCATAGGCCTGAATATATCCCTGGTTAAAGAGCTTATGGAAAGGCTCAGGCGAACTGACATACCCCAGATCAAAGAGGATCTTATGCCAAAAACGCGCATAAAGCAGATGCAAAACCGCATGCTCGACACCGCCTACATAGAGGTCTACCCCACCGGATGCACCAGCTGTCGCATTATGATTGGGTCCCAGCCAGTAAGCGTCCTCGTCCTTATCAACCAGACTGACGGTATTGGTGGGATCAATATAGCGCAGATAGTAATAGCAGGATCCGGCCCAGTTGGGCATGGTATTGGTGTCTCGCCGATACTGGCGGGGCCCGTCCCCCAAGTCCAGGGTCACATTAACCCAGTCAGGATTGCGGGTCAAGGGAGCTTCAGGGTTAGACTCACTATCATTAGGATCAAAAGTACGAGGAGAATAATCAGGCACCTCAGGCAGATTCAGGGGAAGCTGATCATCAGGAAGCAGATGAGCCACATTATCCTCATCATAAACAATAGGGAAAGGCTCCCCCCAGTAACGCTGACGGGAGAAAAGCCAGTCACGCAGGCGGTAAGAA
This window contains:
- a CDS encoding ComEA family DNA-binding protein, with protein sequence MWRARHRQHQQYHWRHQNHQNPDQDQGAYHHAQHAPQPAARFFMTPSQAVCIILVLITALTASLALLVVQSSSLRSLQQAVGFLSSSASPASSSAPSRQAPAPSSTSDQQSSASPNQQAKDAPAVSPSSSPASPQSGGSPPGRSASSRDSRININTATLQDLETIKGIGPAKAQKIIDYRNQHGRFSSVDDLLHVSGIGSKTLASIRDFITVGG
- a CDS encoding ComEC/Rec2 family competence protein, encoding MHNRLYKDFRLFLVAMILWGTALIWHVYPQGLISAAIVGLVLLIFSLGLCLNSSSNRSNHGQVLMNIGLYGLVLTVAALCMVISLAAHQSVDLSPQDLPEGTDSIRSLLVRVRSPVMASDRRAFDCKVDGQALVSASESQVLTVSNFPLRIYASGRDCSLRNQGEYWIQGKLSPAQYGKVPLWFSLSSQRESVHCLNPPGWWRQKISRMQEVFLEETQKLSPQGQILVPGLTLGVMGNEAFVSGSRQGTDKTLSEAYVSKVKDSFLNLGIMHLMAVSGSHFVLLASLIRWILVRCKMGNRIIAVVTILAYFALSTMMYPSDSLIRALVMGLIGSFCFGVGLVTNAFNSLNLTVIAILLCNPSLAWSYGFALSCSAVYGILLFHRPLCRALSRYVPKLCAETISLTVCAQVFSLPISILMIPAVPLLSLPANLLVSPLVSAATILGLSGFLLAPICRQLSFCLVYVASGLTQLMNSLSLALSDNSWCTIAWPAGGTGVLILAFLYAGSALFYLFVKEAKQGVKAHRARVQGVKMQGENLKITLKQRLSYWIGDIKDHVFQQDW